One segment of Pontibacter akesuensis DNA contains the following:
- a CDS encoding putative porin, translated as MKRRISAFILVTLLLLLAKEAAVAQIIDDSTRLLYSPKTTLELYERNVLEGDYTELPIDTSLNNMQNERYWFNDTTFYQHLGNVGTAATPMLFQMPDKIGVRLGKNIFDRYAYDPQRINYYNTRSPYTHLYYVQGGRGEQTFEALHTRNINPRWNFGLAYQILSADQQIGPASQDRRNKGFLDNQAVKLFTHYRSENEKYDLFFNYTFMKVEQIETGGIRPGEDDNVQADIAGYQQENVNLTQAANEESRNNLHLTHIYRVAKENLKAYHTLDYYRQRNEYSDNDIPSYLLDGKSYLYPNFYYSKERTEDATAYKELENTVGMTGNNRLSSYKAYMRVRNSSILYSVLDSIEGLPDTVRAKGNYFQTLTSESSYNQVFLGGSIRLFYKELAELTGNAEYQLAGDYKIKGMARLGGAYGSLERVLYTPSLVQRYMLSNHYKWDDDRSNMVIDRIEAGINQRIGKRQYFKFNANYTNIKRWVFFNERAQPERAGENQRFWGGLLSHNINFGPVHFENFVSYTNTDEADKVIIPEWLWDSKVYIEGPLFKGALYTQLGLHGTINSDYYAYGYMPVTQQFFVQNDFQVQAYPVVDVFVNADIKTINVFLKMSHINYGLTEPVNFITPYYPGMRRSFVFGVQWRFFD; from the coding sequence GTGAAAAGAAGAATATCCGCATTTATACTTGTAACGTTGCTTCTGCTGCTGGCAAAAGAGGCTGCTGTTGCCCAGATCATAGATGACTCCACCAGATTGCTCTACAGCCCCAAAACAACGCTGGAGTTATACGAGCGAAATGTTCTGGAGGGAGACTATACCGAACTCCCTATTGATACCTCGCTGAACAACATGCAGAACGAGCGCTACTGGTTTAACGACACCACTTTTTACCAGCACCTCGGCAATGTAGGCACCGCCGCCACGCCTATGCTCTTCCAGATGCCGGATAAAATAGGAGTCAGGCTGGGCAAGAACATCTTCGACCGCTATGCTTACGATCCACAGCGGATCAACTACTATAACACGCGATCGCCTTACACGCACCTATACTACGTGCAGGGCGGCCGCGGAGAGCAAACCTTTGAGGCACTGCACACCCGGAACATTAACCCACGCTGGAATTTCGGTCTTGCCTATCAGATACTTTCCGCCGATCAGCAGATTGGTCCGGCATCTCAGGATCGGCGAAACAAAGGTTTTTTGGATAACCAGGCCGTAAAGCTCTTTACCCACTACCGCTCCGAGAACGAAAAGTATGACCTGTTCTTCAATTATACTTTCATGAAGGTAGAGCAGATCGAGACAGGCGGCATAAGGCCTGGAGAAGACGATAATGTACAGGCAGATATAGCCGGTTATCAGCAGGAAAATGTAAACCTGACACAGGCAGCCAACGAGGAATCCAGAAATAACCTGCACCTCACGCACATCTACAGAGTAGCAAAGGAGAACCTGAAGGCCTACCATACCTTAGACTATTACCGACAGCGCAACGAGTACTCCGATAACGATATCCCTTCATACTTACTGGACGGCAAATCTTACCTTTATCCCAATTTCTACTACAGTAAAGAGCGCACCGAAGATGCTACAGCGTACAAGGAGCTGGAAAACACGGTAGGAATGACGGGCAACAACAGGCTTTCCTCTTACAAAGCCTACATGAGAGTCAGAAATTCCAGTATTCTCTATAGTGTTTTAGATTCTATTGAGGGGTTGCCTGACACGGTGCGTGCAAAAGGAAATTATTTTCAGACACTAACAAGTGAGAGCAGTTACAACCAGGTTTTTTTAGGAGGCAGTATAAGGCTCTTTTACAAGGAACTGGCCGAACTTACAGGTAATGCGGAGTATCAGTTAGCGGGTGATTATAAAATCAAGGGGATGGCCAGGTTGGGCGGGGCCTACGGTTCCCTGGAGCGGGTGTTGTACACGCCCTCGCTGGTGCAACGCTATATGCTAAGCAATCACTATAAGTGGGACGATGACCGCAGCAACATGGTAATTGATCGCATTGAGGCGGGGATAAACCAAAGGATCGGCAAACGACAGTATTTTAAATTCAATGCCAACTACACCAACATTAAGCGTTGGGTGTTTTTCAATGAGCGAGCCCAGCCTGAGCGTGCAGGGGAAAACCAACGTTTCTGGGGAGGCCTTTTATCGCACAACATTAATTTCGGGCCGGTGCATTTCGAGAACTTTGTTTCGTACACCAACACGGATGAAGCCGACAAAGTAATAATTCCAGAGTGGCTTTGGGATTCGAAAGTATACATAGAAGGCCCCCTCTTCAAGGGAGCGCTTTACACTCAGCTTGGCCTGCACGGCACCATCAACAGCGATTACTATGCCTATGGCTACATGCCGGTGACGCAGCAGTTCTTTGTGCAGAACGATTTTCAGGTGCAGGCTTATCCGGTAGTTGACGTTTTCGTGAATGCTGATATTAAAACCATTAACGTGTTTCTGAAGATGAGTCATATCAATTATGGTCTCACCGAGCCTGTTAACTTTATCACGCCTTACTACCCGGGCATGCGCCGCAGCTTTGTATTTGGGGTGCAGTGGCGCTTTTTTGACTAA
- the lpxK gene encoding tetraacyldisaccharide 4'-kinase yields MQKTAQILFRPFSQLYGGITRLRNYLYDQRLLASTRFGLPVLAVGNLTVGGTGKTPHVEYLLRLLQPYKVATLSRGYKRQSKGFILADAQATPAIIGDEPYQYHADFKEVAVAVCEQRVKGIAELQARVPELDVIVLDDAMQHRPVQPSLNILISDFNRPFYKDFVLPAGRLREPRSGAKRADAVIVSKCPPMLNQQEQEKIKQQVARYTSAGVPVFFSTFAYGQPVRIGSSNNLSVKVILVTGIANDKPLKQYLTAQNMQVVEHLAFPDHHTYTAENLRSLQRLLQNPANAGAAILTTRKDAVKLTDASLKSLTEQLPVFYVPIEVQFLADQAAFDGLVLGHVQDFA; encoded by the coding sequence ATGCAAAAAACGGCACAAATACTCTTCAGGCCCTTTTCGCAGCTCTACGGCGGCATCACGCGCCTGCGCAATTACCTCTACGACCAGCGCCTGCTCGCCTCCACGCGCTTCGGTTTGCCTGTGCTAGCGGTGGGCAACCTGACGGTGGGCGGAACAGGCAAAACGCCGCATGTAGAATACCTGCTGCGCCTGCTACAGCCCTATAAAGTGGCTACCCTTAGCCGCGGCTACAAACGCCAAAGCAAAGGCTTTATACTTGCCGATGCCCAGGCAACTCCCGCAATTATAGGAGACGAGCCTTACCAGTATCATGCTGACTTTAAGGAGGTGGCGGTGGCAGTGTGCGAGCAACGCGTGAAGGGCATTGCTGAACTACAGGCAAGGGTGCCGGAACTGGACGTAATCGTGCTGGATGATGCGATGCAGCACCGTCCGGTACAGCCCTCGCTCAACATCCTGATCTCTGATTTCAACCGACCTTTTTACAAAGACTTTGTGCTGCCGGCGGGACGATTGCGCGAGCCGCGAAGTGGGGCAAAAAGGGCAGACGCGGTGATTGTTAGCAAGTGCCCGCCCATGCTGAACCAGCAGGAGCAGGAGAAAATAAAGCAGCAGGTAGCCAGGTATACTTCGGCTGGCGTTCCTGTTTTCTTCTCGACTTTTGCCTATGGCCAGCCTGTACGCATAGGCAGCAGCAATAATCTTTCAGTTAAAGTTATACTTGTAACGGGCATCGCAAATGACAAGCCGCTGAAGCAGTACCTCACAGCACAGAACATGCAGGTGGTGGAGCACCTGGCTTTCCCCGATCACCATACCTACACCGCAGAAAACCTGCGTTCGCTGCAGCGCCTGCTGCAAAATCCGGCAAATGCAGGTGCTGCTATACTAACTACCCGCAAAGATGCCGTTAAACTGACTGATGCTTCACTGAAAAGCCTAACGGAACAACTGCCTGTTTTCTATGTGCCCATTGAGGTGCAGTTTCTGGCTGATCAGGCTGCTTTTGATGGCTTGGTGCTGGGGCATGTGCAGGATTTCGCTTAA
- a CDS encoding Nif3-like dinuclear metal center hexameric protein: MAKIHEVTTLLEQLAPLRYQESYDNAGLQTGDANAEVTGVLVTLDCTEAVLDEALEKGCNLVVAHHPVIFKGLKQLTGRSYVERTIIKAIRHNIAIYASHTNLDSVVNGVNTKIANKLGLQQQRMLINKPNTLLQLVTFVPVAHTEAVLTALHAAGAGNIGEYSSCSFSVTGTGRFTPSESANPSIGEKNKPEQVEENRLELIFPAALQSKIMAALQQAHPYEEVAHYLYNLENQNQEVGIGVIGELEQEKTEQEFLAYLKDCMQLQGLRYTSIGGRKVKKVAVCGGSGSFLIKDALRQGADALVTGDVKYHEFFDAENRLMIADIGHYESEVFTKEIFYDTISKSFANFAVLISEVNTNPVRYTF, translated from the coding sequence ATGGCAAAAATACACGAAGTAACGACGCTGCTGGAGCAACTCGCTCCCCTGCGCTACCAGGAAAGCTACGACAACGCCGGCCTGCAGACAGGTGATGCCAATGCTGAGGTAACTGGCGTGCTGGTAACACTGGATTGCACGGAGGCCGTGCTGGACGAGGCACTGGAGAAAGGCTGCAACCTGGTGGTCGCCCATCACCCCGTCATCTTCAAAGGACTGAAGCAACTGACAGGGCGCAGCTACGTGGAACGCACCATCATCAAAGCCATCCGACACAACATCGCCATCTATGCCAGCCACACGAACCTGGACAGTGTTGTGAATGGCGTGAATACCAAAATTGCAAACAAGCTCGGTCTGCAGCAGCAACGGATGCTGATTAATAAGCCAAACACGCTGCTGCAGCTTGTTACTTTCGTGCCTGTCGCCCATACCGAAGCAGTGCTGACCGCCTTACATGCAGCCGGAGCGGGAAATATTGGAGAATACAGCAGCTGCAGCTTCAGTGTTACCGGAACGGGCCGCTTCACCCCTTCCGAAAGCGCCAACCCTTCGATTGGCGAGAAAAACAAGCCGGAGCAGGTGGAGGAAAACCGGCTGGAACTGATCTTCCCCGCCGCCTTGCAAAGCAAAATTATGGCAGCATTACAGCAGGCACACCCTTATGAGGAAGTAGCGCACTACCTCTACAACCTGGAGAACCAGAACCAGGAGGTGGGCATTGGCGTGATAGGTGAACTGGAACAGGAAAAGACTGAGCAGGAGTTCTTGGCTTACCTGAAGGATTGCATGCAGCTGCAGGGCCTCCGCTATACTTCCATCGGAGGCAGAAAGGTTAAAAAAGTAGCTGTTTGTGGCGGCTCTGGCAGTTTCCTGATTAAGGATGCCCTCCGGCAGGGGGCTGATGCCCTGGTAACGGGCGACGTGAAGTACCATGAGTTCTTCGATGCTGAAAACCGCCTGATGATCGCAGACATCGGCCACTACGAAAGCGAAGTGTTTACAAAGGAGATATTTTATGACACTATTTCAAAAAGTTTTGCTAATTTTGCAGTCTTAATATCAGAAGTAAACACAAACCCCGTCAGATACACTTTTTAA
- a CDS encoding zinc ribbon domain-containing protein — translation MESTVASKLEALSKLQSIDSQLDEIRRVRGDLPEEVQDLEDEIEGYEVRVRKFDDEVANLNESIAQRKQAIKDSESLISKYEDQQQNVRNNREYDAITKEIELQKLEIQISEKKIKEAHYQIDQKKNEIEGTKNRLEERRKDLENKKKELNQIVGESEEEEQHLEQDRAKAASNIEDRLLSAYSRIRKNVRNGLAVVPVKRDACGGCFNTVPPQRQADIAAQKKVIVCEHCGRILAGVEQRVF, via the coding sequence ATGGAAAGTACTGTAGCCAGCAAATTAGAAGCGCTTTCAAAGCTTCAAAGCATCGATTCGCAGCTTGATGAAATTAGACGCGTAAGAGGAGACCTGCCGGAAGAGGTGCAGGATCTGGAAGACGAAATTGAAGGCTATGAAGTGAGGGTTCGTAAGTTTGATGATGAAGTTGCCAACCTGAACGAGTCGATCGCACAGCGCAAGCAGGCCATCAAGGATTCCGAGAGCCTGATCAGCAAGTACGAAGACCAGCAGCAAAACGTACGCAACAACCGTGAGTACGACGCTATCACTAAAGAAATAGAACTTCAGAAACTGGAAATCCAGATCTCTGAAAAGAAAATAAAAGAGGCGCACTACCAGATCGACCAGAAGAAGAACGAGATCGAAGGCACCAAGAATCGCCTGGAAGAACGCCGCAAGGATCTTGAAAATAAGAAAAAGGAGCTGAACCAGATTGTTGGCGAAAGCGAGGAAGAAGAGCAGCACCTGGAGCAGGACCGCGCAAAAGCGGCCAGCAACATAGAAGACCGCTTGCTTAGCGCCTATAGCCGCATCCGCAAGAACGTGCGCAACGGCCTGGCTGTTGTTCCGGTAAAGCGTGATGCTTGTGGCGGTTGCTTTAACACTGTTCCGCCTCAGCGCCAGGCTGACATTGCCGCACAGAAGAAAGTTATCGTTTGCGAGCACTGCGGCCGTATTCTGGCTGGTGTGGAGCAGCGCGTATTCTAA
- a CDS encoding tetratricopeptide repeat protein gives MAKPHPFFLLTGLFLLSLPAMAAPALSQQQKKIYQQVIQLKVHQVRALAQQQLQQAPNSAVNLLLANYPDFFELCVQQDQRLYAALLGKQEARLEKLENMPQNSAWTSYATAEVGMQIAMCKLLFGNRLSAAWGFRNAYQQYRQNVQKYPDFIPNRKNLGVLQVLIGSVPDQYKWFLNIIGLKGSVQQGMQNLKLAATSENPFQQEAQLLYVVLLHMTEQEQEPHALEKVTRLAKAQKDNLLTSFVAMHLLKKSKQGEAALQVYMNRPTGPGYLSFPYLHHMAADLYLYKGLYEKSVQENRLFLAQHQGRHYLKSAHFKLYLAYALDNHLPQAAWYLQQIQQVGIAEAEEDKYADRFAVNREPLVKPLMQARLHSDGGYYDQALQELQESKLNGTSPPVIQAEYYYRKARIYHGQELLQQAITNYEKTISLCKGTDLYFAPNAALQLGYIYQQLKQPQQAKAHFQQALSFKNHAYKNSIDAKAKLALSAM, from the coding sequence ATGGCTAAACCCCATCCTTTTTTTTTGCTGACCGGGCTTTTCCTCCTAAGCCTTCCGGCCATGGCCGCTCCTGCCCTTTCGCAGCAGCAAAAAAAGATATACCAACAGGTAATCCAGCTGAAAGTGCACCAGGTAAGGGCGTTGGCTCAGCAGCAGCTGCAGCAGGCGCCCAATAGTGCAGTAAATTTGCTGCTGGCAAACTACCCAGACTTCTTTGAGCTTTGTGTGCAGCAGGACCAGCGGCTATATGCGGCATTGCTTGGAAAGCAGGAGGCGCGCCTGGAAAAGCTGGAAAATATGCCGCAAAACAGCGCCTGGACATCTTACGCTACAGCTGAAGTGGGAATGCAAATAGCAATGTGTAAGCTGTTATTTGGCAACCGCTTATCTGCAGCCTGGGGATTCAGAAATGCTTATCAGCAGTACCGCCAAAACGTGCAGAAGTACCCAGACTTCATTCCCAACAGAAAAAATCTGGGCGTGCTGCAGGTGCTTATCGGCTCGGTGCCGGACCAGTATAAGTGGTTCCTTAACATTATTGGATTGAAGGGAAGCGTGCAACAGGGAATGCAAAATCTGAAATTGGCCGCCACTTCCGAAAATCCTTTTCAGCAGGAAGCACAATTGCTGTACGTGGTGCTGCTGCACATGACTGAGCAGGAACAGGAACCACACGCACTGGAAAAAGTCACCCGTTTGGCCAAGGCGCAAAAGGATAACCTGTTAACAAGCTTTGTAGCGATGCATCTGCTCAAGAAAAGCAAGCAGGGAGAGGCAGCGCTACAGGTGTACATGAACAGACCCACTGGGCCAGGTTATCTTTCGTTCCCCTACCTCCATCACATGGCCGCAGATTTATACTTGTATAAAGGGTTATACGAGAAATCGGTGCAGGAAAACCGTTTGTTTCTGGCCCAGCACCAGGGGCGCCATTACCTAAAATCCGCCCATTTCAAGTTATACTTAGCTTACGCCCTGGATAACCATCTCCCGCAGGCGGCCTGGTACCTGCAGCAGATTCAACAAGTAGGGATCGCGGAGGCAGAGGAAGACAAGTATGCCGACCGCTTTGCCGTAAACAGGGAGCCGCTTGTAAAGCCCCTCATGCAGGCACGGCTGCACTCAGACGGCGGCTATTACGACCAGGCACTACAGGAACTGCAAGAATCAAAGTTGAACGGCACTAGCCCCCCCGTCATACAGGCGGAGTATTACTACCGAAAGGCGCGCATTTACCACGGGCAGGAGTTGCTGCAGCAGGCAATTACTAACTACGAGAAAACGATTTCCCTTTGCAAAGGGACAGATTTATACTTTGCACCCAATGCGGCGCTGCAACTGGGGTACATTTACCAGCAACTAAAACAGCCGCAGCAGGCAAAGGCGCACTTTCAGCAAGCCTTGAGCTTTAAAAACCACGCGTATAAAAATAGTATCGACGCCAAGGCAAAGCTGGCGCTGTCGGCTATGTGA
- a CDS encoding anthranilate synthase component I family protein: MMCKTEIFAADLPVSLEELRLKALAWADAFPLVAYYNSNNIPYPHQGFMHLLAVSAGEVLELEQGAAFESLRHELQQHPLLCGYLTYDLKNQIEKLHSNNTDHLGFPLLTFFMPQVYVYFNTKSITIYTSADNEEAVLAAILSSLPPVPAAPVGLEIKQRVSKNKYKEQVEQIRQHILEGDVYELNYCMEFYAEQVQVQPLALYLALNEASPTPFSGYLKLQDKYLLCASPERFLKKEGQKLISQPIKGTIQRGQTPAEDEQLQQQLRHDEKELAENMMIVDLVRNDLSRSCATGTVQVEEMFGIYGFRQVSQMISTVVGELKPEKNLVDALIGTFPMGSMTGAPKISALQLIEALEDTKRGLYSGAFGYITDTGDCDFNVVIRSMQYNASNGYLSFMVGSAITYDSDPEREYEECLLKAQAILKVLGAGNYV; encoded by the coding sequence ATGATGTGCAAGACGGAAATATTTGCGGCTGATCTTCCCGTAAGTTTGGAGGAGCTCCGGCTGAAGGCATTGGCCTGGGCGGATGCTTTTCCACTGGTTGCCTACTACAACTCCAATAACATCCCATACCCGCACCAGGGTTTTATGCACTTACTGGCTGTTTCAGCCGGAGAGGTGTTAGAACTGGAGCAGGGTGCAGCTTTTGAAAGCCTGCGTCACGAATTGCAGCAGCACCCGCTTCTCTGCGGCTATTTAACTTATGACCTGAAGAACCAAATAGAAAAACTGCATAGCAACAATACGGATCATCTAGGATTCCCTCTGTTGACATTCTTTATGCCACAGGTGTACGTATACTTCAACACAAAAAGTATAACTATTTACACTTCAGCGGATAATGAAGAAGCTGTGCTTGCAGCCATACTCTCTTCTTTGCCTCCCGTTCCTGCCGCCCCTGTCGGGCTGGAGATAAAGCAGCGTGTGTCAAAAAACAAGTATAAAGAACAGGTAGAACAGATCAGGCAGCACATACTGGAGGGTGATGTGTATGAGTTAAACTACTGCATGGAATTCTATGCCGAGCAGGTACAGGTGCAGCCGCTGGCTTTGTACCTAGCCTTAAATGAGGCCTCGCCCACTCCTTTCTCCGGCTACCTTAAGTTGCAGGACAAGTACCTGCTGTGCGCTTCACCGGAGCGCTTTCTGAAAAAGGAAGGGCAAAAGCTCATTTCTCAGCCCATCAAAGGCACCATCCAACGTGGCCAAACGCCAGCAGAAGACGAACAACTGCAGCAGCAGCTGCGGCATGACGAAAAAGAACTAGCCGAGAACATGATGATCGTGGATTTAGTGCGCAACGACCTAAGCCGCTCCTGTGCCACCGGAACCGTGCAGGTAGAAGAGATGTTCGGCATTTACGGCTTCCGGCAGGTGTCGCAGATGATATCCACAGTGGTTGGAGAACTGAAGCCAGAAAAAAACCTGGTGGATGCGCTGATCGGCACTTTCCCTATGGGAAGCATGACCGGTGCGCCCAAAATAAGCGCCCTGCAGTTAATTGAGGCGTTGGAAGACACTAAACGCGGGCTGTACTCGGGCGCTTTCGGCTATATTACCGATACCGGCGACTGCGATTTCAACGTGGTGATCAGGAGCATGCAGTACAATGCCAGCAACGGCTACCTTAGCTTCATGGTCGGCAGCGCCATCACCTACGACTCTGACCCGGAGCGCGAGTACGAAGAGTGCCTGCTGAAGGCGCAGGCAATCCTGAAGGTGCTTGGCGCTGGAAATTATGTGTGA
- the miaB gene encoding tRNA (N6-isopentenyl adenosine(37)-C2)-methylthiotransferase MiaB encodes MEPILDLNFIDNRTPEQAAACDTHVTQETNTGKSRKLYIESYGCAMNFSDSEIVSSIMHEQGFDTTSEIEQADLVFLNTCSIREKAEQTVRNRLAQINYHKKKKPAMMIGVLGCMAERLKKSLLEEEKIVDLVVGPDAYRDLPNLISEVDGGQKAVNVLLSRDETYADISPIRLNSNGVSAFISIMRGCDNMCSFCVVPFTRGRERSRDAHSIVREAETLVAQGYKEVTLLGQNVDSYKWTSEDGAEHVNFAQLLEKVALVDPNLRVRFSTSHPKDITDEVLHTIKKYDNICKYIHLPAQSGNSRVLELMNRTYDRAWYMNRVDAIRTILGEDCGISSDMIAGFCTETEEEHQDTLSLMDYVQYDYSYMFFYSERPGTLAARKYEDDIPLEVKKRRLDEIITKQRETSLARNKRDVGKVHRVLVENFSKKSDEQLSGRNDQNKVVIFDKKHYKKGDYVNVFVHDCSVGTLFGEAID; translated from the coding sequence ATGGAGCCAATACTAGATTTAAATTTCATAGATAACCGCACACCCGAGCAAGCGGCCGCCTGCGACACGCACGTAACACAGGAGACAAATACCGGAAAATCACGCAAACTGTACATTGAGAGCTATGGTTGCGCCATGAATTTCTCAGATAGCGAGATCGTTTCGTCCATCATGCATGAGCAAGGCTTCGATACCACTTCAGAGATTGAGCAGGCGGATTTGGTTTTCCTGAACACCTGCTCCATCCGTGAAAAGGCCGAGCAGACGGTGCGCAACCGACTGGCCCAGATCAACTATCACAAAAAGAAAAAACCGGCTATGATGATCGGGGTGCTGGGTTGTATGGCTGAGCGACTGAAGAAATCACTGCTGGAAGAAGAAAAAATTGTGGACCTTGTAGTGGGCCCTGATGCGTACCGCGACCTGCCCAACCTGATCAGTGAAGTGGATGGCGGGCAGAAAGCAGTGAATGTGCTCCTCTCCCGTGACGAAACTTACGCCGATATCAGCCCAATTCGCCTGAACAGCAACGGCGTAAGTGCTTTTATTTCTATCATGCGCGGCTGCGACAATATGTGCTCCTTCTGCGTGGTGCCGTTTACCCGAGGCCGCGAGCGCAGCCGCGACGCGCATTCCATCGTGCGGGAGGCAGAAACACTGGTAGCGCAAGGCTACAAAGAAGTGACGCTGCTTGGCCAGAACGTAGACTCGTATAAATGGACTTCCGAGGATGGCGCAGAGCACGTAAATTTTGCCCAACTGCTGGAGAAAGTGGCCCTGGTTGATCCGAACCTGCGTGTGCGTTTCTCCACTTCACACCCGAAAGACATCACAGATGAAGTGCTGCATACCATCAAGAAGTACGACAACATCTGCAAGTACATCCACCTACCGGCACAAAGCGGTAACTCCCGTGTGCTGGAACTCATGAACCGCACCTACGACCGCGCCTGGTACATGAACCGCGTAGATGCCATCCGAACTATACTTGGAGAGGACTGTGGTATTTCTTCGGATATGATTGCGGGTTTCTGCACCGAAACCGAGGAGGAGCACCAGGATACGCTGTCGCTGATGGATTATGTACAGTACGACTACTCCTATATGTTCTTCTATTCCGAGCGACCGGGTACACTGGCGGCACGGAAGTATGAAGATGATATTCCGCTGGAGGTAAAGAAACGCCGCCTGGACGAGATTATCACGAAACAGCGCGAAACATCGCTTGCCCGCAATAAGCGCGACGTAGGCAAAGTACACCGCGTGCTGGTAGAGAATTTCTCTAAAAAATCTGATGAGCAACTGAGCGGCCGCAACGATCAGAACAAAGTGGTCATCTTCGACAAAAAACACTACAAAAAAGGCGACTACGTGAATGTATTCGTGCACGACTGCAGTGTAGGCACCCTCTTCGGCGAAGCGATAGATTAA
- a CDS encoding sigma-54 interaction domain-containing protein → MRNIDIQSIKQRFGIIGNSPLLNYAIQVAVQVAPTDMTVMITGESGSGKESFSKIIHQLSPRKHGQFIAINCGAIPEGTIDSELFGHEKGSFTGAQDARKGYFEVTDGGTIFLDEIGEMPLGTQARLLRVLENGEFIKVGSSKVQKTDVRVVAATNVNLINAVEKGKFREDLYYRLNTVPLTVPPLRERGDDIYLLFRKFAADFSDKYKVQPIVLTPDAIQKLQAFRWPGNIRQLKNIVEQISVLEYEREVSAETLQRYLPNNQGSLLPSIIAKEQGADGQFSERDLLYKVLFDMRRDMSDLKKLVFEMITHQPDDEDLLREHGHLFENIETKPAAAYNGRGYQPQEQTQKEPYYLPIKHAHANEPEYEDQKVEDIAHETEEESLSLEDKEKELILKALKKHNNKRKYAAQDLGISERTLYRKLKQYDIEE, encoded by the coding sequence ATGCGCAATATCGATATTCAAAGTATAAAACAGCGCTTCGGCATCATCGGCAACTCGCCCCTGCTCAACTACGCCATACAGGTGGCGGTGCAGGTGGCCCCAACCGATATGACCGTGATGATTACGGGCGAGAGCGGCAGTGGCAAGGAGTCCTTCTCTAAGATCATCCACCAGCTGAGCCCTCGCAAGCACGGGCAGTTTATTGCCATCAACTGTGGCGCCATTCCCGAAGGAACCATTGACTCAGAGCTGTTCGGGCACGAAAAGGGCTCCTTCACTGGCGCACAGGATGCCCGCAAGGGTTATTTTGAGGTAACGGATGGCGGCACGATTTTCCTTGATGAAATCGGTGAGATGCCGCTCGGCACTCAGGCACGCCTGTTGCGCGTGCTGGAAAACGGTGAGTTTATCAAGGTAGGTTCCTCTAAGGTGCAGAAGACGGATGTGCGCGTGGTGGCTGCCACCAACGTTAACCTGATTAATGCCGTGGAGAAAGGTAAGTTTCGGGAAGACCTCTATTATCGCCTGAACACGGTGCCGCTCACAGTTCCACCTTTACGTGAACGCGGCGATGATATCTACCTGTTATTCCGCAAGTTCGCAGCCGATTTCTCTGACAAGTATAAAGTGCAGCCCATTGTGCTGACACCTGATGCCATTCAGAAACTACAGGCTTTCCGCTGGCCCGGCAACATCCGACAGTTGAAAAATATTGTGGAGCAGATTTCGGTGCTGGAGTACGAGCGAGAGGTTAGTGCCGAAACACTGCAGCGCTACCTGCCCAACAACCAGGGCTCCCTCCTGCCAAGTATCATCGCGAAAGAGCAGGGCGCAGATGGACAGTTTTCAGAGCGCGACCTGCTCTACAAGGTGCTGTTTGACATGCGCCGCGATATGTCGGATCTGAAGAAGCTGGTGTTTGAGATGATCACGCACCAACCCGATGATGAAGACCTGCTTCGGGAACACGGCCACCTGTTCGAGAACATTGAAACAAAGCCTGCCGCCGCATACAATGGCCGTGGCTACCAGCCACAGGAGCAAACACAGAAAGAGCCTTACTACCTTCCTATTAAACATGCCCATGCTAATGAGCCCGAGTATGAGGACCAGAAAGTGGAGGACATTGCGCATGAAACAGAGGAAGAAAGTTTATCTTTAGAGGATAAGGAAAAAGAGCTTATTTTAAAGGCGCTGAAAAAGCACAATAACAAGCGCAAGTATGCTGCCCAGGACCTGGGGATTTCGGAGCGTACTCTGTACCGCAAATTAAAGCAGTATGACATTGAAGAATAA
- a CDS encoding LptE family protein has translation MTLKNNFRRLLGHTLPLLLLLVCSSCGIYSFTGTTISPDIKTISIQTIENSTGEGPSNLTQVVTNNMIDYYRRNTNLAVVQDEGDLQLEGRIVSFTYSPAAIQREGQQDLASLNRLTLGVQVRFVNVKQPEKDFDQTFTISQDFPQNVEITQLSTAQIEQLSEQLVVDIFNKTVADW, from the coding sequence ATGACATTGAAGAATAATTTTCGTCGCCTGTTAGGCCATACTTTACCGCTGCTGTTGCTGCTTGTTTGCAGCAGCTGTGGCATCTACTCCTTTACCGGCACTACCATCTCGCCGGATATCAAAACAATATCCATTCAGACCATCGAGAACAGCACGGGCGAAGGCCCATCGAACCTGACGCAGGTGGTAACGAACAACATGATCGATTACTACCGACGTAACACCAACCTGGCGGTAGTACAGGATGAGGGCGACTTGCAATTGGAAGGCCGTATTGTTAGCTTTACTTACTCGCCGGCCGCGATACAGCGCGAGGGCCAGCAGGACCTAGCTTCCCTGAACCGCCTGACATTGGGCGTGCAGGTTCGGTTTGTGAACGTGAAGCAGCCGGAAAAAGACTTTGACCAAACATTCACCATCTCGCAGGATTTCCCGCAGAACGTGGAGATTACGCAGTTGAGCACAGCACAAATTGAGCAGCTTTCGGAGCAGCTGGTGGTAGATATTTTCAATAAAACGGTGGCAGATTGGTAA